A window from Candidatus Thermoplasmatota archaeon encodes these proteins:
- a CDS encoding twin-arginine translocase TatA/TatE family subunit, with translation MTLAILGLGPEELVLILLLFVLLFGADKIPDIARSIGRFQARIAAARREIESEMKTAEEKERESLADFERERERKMVEVLEGEARERARLEAAARALGVDPAGKSDDELRAAIGREVSG, from the coding sequence GTGACGCTCGCGATCCTCGGGCTCGGACCCGAGGAGCTCGTGCTCATCCTCCTGCTTTTCGTGCTGCTTTTCGGCGCGGACAAGATTCCGGACATCGCGCGCTCGATCGGCCGGTTCCAGGCGCGCATCGCGGCCGCGCGGCGCGAGATCGAGAGCGAGATGAAGACCGCAGAGGAGAAGGAGCGCGAGAGCCTCGCGGACTTCGAGCGGGAGCGCGAGCGCAAGATGGTGGAGGTCCTCGAGGGCGAGGCGCGCGAGCGCGCGCGGCTCGAGGCCGCGGCGCGCGCGCTCGGCGTCGACCCGGCGGGCAAGAGCGACGACGAGCTTCGCGCCGCCATCGGGCGCGAGGTCTCCGGGTGA